The DNA window ataaatataagtataagcgaaaagacgagggaGAAGAATTTGTTATGAGATTCTATTATATTATCTTTCCATACGACCACAAGTCTAATGAAAAAGTTATGACTGGAAATATAAGTCCCTTGAAAGCAAAGTAGCTTGGTGAGGGGTTAAGAAGCTGCTGGGTCCAATAGTTCCAAGTTTCCAACACTAACCATAATTAGTAATCTACaggaaaaatcataaatcattTAAGTAAATTAAGTTTGATATTACATCCATATATAAACCTCAATGGTCTCTACTAATTAACCATGCAAATGCATGCCTCCATGgactataataataatattattggacTCCAGTACATCCAGTACGTAGTACACACaccaacatatatatcaaagtaCTAGCAgctgtactaattaattaactagaaAAGTTTGATTATTCCGATGTTTTaattagatacatatatatatagagaactCAAATATATCCAAAGTGATGAACAACAGCACAGCAACCCAACTCGCCATCATCAGCTGATGATGCATCATATGTCATGCATGGTTTCCAAGTTACTCCTCCAAGAATCAACAATGCCATCACAAATAATCATCTCTCTGCAAACGAGCAACACGATCAAACGCATGGTCAAATTCGCCGCTGTTGCGATCGATGAACAAGCTGTTGCGATAATTTAATTCGCATGATTATACTGATACACACCTGATGAGAGTATCAGGATGTGCATGCTTCATATCTCAGTTCGTTTCTTATTTCTTACCACAGCTGCAggccgtggccggcggcggcatggaagctgctgctgctgcagccggGGTCCTGCAGGTTGGGCTGCGTCGGCTGCAGCCGGAacccggcggccgccgcggcggcgtcgacggcgtgcTGCAGCGGCGGGGTCAGCTGCAGCGCCGTGCTCGACGACTCCTCGCCGCCGTAgtacgacgccggcgccgtcagCATCGACAGCACCGGCGCCATCTCGGCCACCATCttcacgtcgccgccgcccatcgccgccgcctgatGGTTCTCGTTgatctgcatgcatggccgGCCAAGAATCAAAACcaagcacatatatatagacgCTTCAAGAATTAATCACAACATTTAAATTATcttcttgataataattaattaccatACGGCACAGGAAGCTGTTCTGGTCTTCCAGGATGTGCTCCTGTACGTGTTCATCGATcaattgcattgcatgcacaGAACCGGTTAGTTTTTCAGCTATACTGTTCATACAACAACGTGTGTATTCTTTGTCCATAATTCAGATTAATTAGCACAGTATAACATTACCTTGCGACGCAGGTTGTCCACCTGCTGGTTCAAGAGCTGATGCTGCATTAATTAGctcattaattaatcaatagcATTTGGACCACAATTAAATTGATCATTCTGTATTCTGAAGAAtatatgattgattgattcatttatttatatatcaaaaactATATACTTGCCTTTCTGGTGCGGATTTTGGTGACGGAGAACTCGAGCTGCTGCTCAAGGTCGTTGATGTCGGCGAGGGTGAGGTTGGAGAGGTCGTTGCCGGTGAACCTCCTGATGCCGCCGTCCAGCTTCTCCATCTCGTTCCTCATTCTCGTCATCTCCACAAATATTTGCTGTATATGTgtgaattattattaattcatcAGTAGTGCATTATTGCAAAAGTTCAGTTTAAATTCAGTAGTGCATTATTGCAAAAGTTCAGTTTAAATACATACCTGATCGTGGTTGATCTCCTCAAAATGAGTGTTGGTGACGGTCTGATAGTGCTCAATGAGCTCCCTCAAGCTATACATTGTCAAGGGTAGAAACAAGTACAGTGATTAGTAGTGACTAGTTcatgtatataattaatctcTGATGTGTGTTGATTAGATGATACTATACATTTcttgatagattaattaattaattaatttgttgctaCAACTTTGCTGGTGCTCTTTAGAGAGTATATTAATTGTATTAGATCAAAATGAAACAAACGTCGCCATCTACAATTTACAGCTCTTACAGTCTTAGGACCACCAGCACATTTTTCTTAACAAATAACAAGAATAacgaggagaaaaaaaatgaatctgCAAATGCATATTCACATAGTAATTAACAGCAGCATCCTGCAGGTTTGTGGAAACGTGAATAACATAGGGGTGGGAATGGGCCCAAGGCCcgtgggttctttcacaacactatttaattctttaaaaaattttagctcaaaactctatacaattttagtttttaaccCGTTTTGAATCCGgtccttaaattttgtatacaaAATAGTTGAGCTCATTACCACCCCTAAGCATATGATATGATCCCATATCTCGCCCACTTGTTCGAAATTCTCTTTTGATCTACATTAATTCTTTTGGTTGATCAAGttaattaaaaatgaaatatatgtaGTACCTACAAACTAtcagaaaaactaattatgcaGTTTAATTACCTTACTGTATCATTTGTATGAAGCTAGGAAGGAGTATACATCTTTAACAAcaaaccacaaaaaaaaaagacatgctGCAGATCTTgctacatatatttgtttcagTCCACAGTTCAGATCAAGAAAGACAAATGCGTAGACAAGACACTAGAGCGGCCACTGTATGGATCATAGCTCATGCATGTGTATACCTTTGACTAcgattttagttttatagtatattCTGGCTCTTCGAAAATATATGCACTtcaaattaaagttaaaactgAAGGTAGGAAAAACTCTATCGATCaggatatgaaaaaaaaacttgatatgaataataaatgaaaGCCATCCATGATATGAACAGATCAAATAATCATGAACAGTCTTGACTAAAGAAAACAAGGGGAGAAACCAATCAGCTAATTATCTCtgcaaaaaccaaaataaaggtttctaaaaaaaagctaataTCTTGGTTGACAAATAAcaacaaatttaaactaaTCAAAACCTCATGCATGATGTTACATTCACTCAGAGATGGAAATAAAAAGAACAGCACTGCATCTGATAAGAGAATGAACAAAGCAAGCTAGCTTGGCAGGAACCTGCAGGTAGGGCTGCAGTACTCGAACATCTTGCCGGTGCTGGAGAAGatgacgacgccgacgcgggCGTCGCAAAGCACGGCGAGCTCGTTGGCCTTCTTGAGCAGCCCTCCCCGGCGCTTCGAGAACGTCACCTGCCTGTTCGTCGCGTTCTCGATCCTCTTGATCTCGATCTTGCCACGCCCCATGGCCAACTTTTTTTCTCTGCCTGTctctccttcttcctctcttctcctgCAGGACGAAACAGTTCTGACGAAGAACAAAAATGGCCATTTTATGAACAGATACACGGATGAACTTTGCTCGAATAGATCAACATAAGGCATGAGCTCAAATTGGATCTAGTCTCATCACAAAGTGAGTACATTTCCTCTACAAGCTAGGGGCAGTGCAATCAGaagtagaaaattttcatgtagAGAAGAGAACAAAAACTGAGATCGATGCAAAAACCCTTTGCTTTGGAAGGATGAAGAACTCGAAAAAGAatggtttttttctctccagtTAATCACGATCTGGGTAGATAGAGAAGGGCAGGAGCAGTAATGTGCTATGTGCatacctagctagcttgtgAAGTGAGTGCAATTGCTTCAAAGGCTAAGGCAGGAGGTGCAGAAGGAGAGACATATATAGAAGGAGAGGTGCAGCTAGCACACAATGCTAGGTAGGTGTTTCTCTCTGTACACACTACTATTACTGATGCACATCATCAACCAGTAAATATTCCGAAGTAGCTAGCAACTTCTTTTTGTTAACTGTAACTGATGCTGGTCTAGTTTTACATTATTATTACCTTCTTATTGAAACAGTGTTAGCCAGATAGTGAGTGAGTCCATTATCAGTCAAAGGCATGAACTACCCTTACATGAGCATGACTGCAATATGTATGATGATCGGTGCAGTGCATCCATTTGCATGTGTCCTTGCTGAAGCTACACCTCTGCAGGTTGATCTCTGCACATATGCACGAGCCTAGCTTGTGACACAAACACACTGCACTGCAGATATCACCCACACAAAGTTCAGAGAGAGGGGTAGCTGCATATGCAATTTCATTACAGCAAAAGTATTACTTCTTGCATATGGCACAGTGCAGCAGATCGAGATATACATGTCAAGGTATAAAATCATGAAcacattgcaaatttgcaagtGCGAGGAAGGTGTAGCTAGCAACTGTCTGCATGCCCCTCACAGGGCACCATGGACAGCAACATCTTCTACCTCAGTGCCACAGCTAGCTGTGTCACTGTGTGTGTGGAGACATAACCACCCTCTCTGACAGTGTGGGCCCACCCTTTGCCGATCTTGGCTGGTTCTTGGGctggccatggccatgagCTGGGCTCTCCTGTGCTGCTTGCTGCAACAGAGCCAAGAGGAAAACCCTAGCTGTGATCTCTTGCttggtagagagagagagagagagggatgcAGATAGCATGTTGATCACTattgttgttttgctttgcttgcaTTGCCTTGATGGGGACTGCCATCTTGTATTGTGCCACATGGGGGTAGAGGGGGTGAACTGCACCCCTCATTTGGGAAGGATGAAATAAATTTGGCAGAGATTTTGATCTCTCTTCATGATGGCTTTGGCTAGCTGAGCTAGGGTTTCCTATGCCAAGTTTCTCTGCTGAGATTCCGCGTAATTTCTCTTTTTACagtaattttgaatttgttcAGTGTTCTTCAGAATGATATATAGGTTTTGCAATTTACctgattttaattaattagtcattcGTATAATTCGATGTGATTTTCAATTCAATTCTGTATGTGGGGTAATGCCTCAAATTCATATACTCTCAAATTTCAGAGGCCCAATCAGTTCATAATTTTTGGGTTGACAGCCAAAGTATAGAAGtccatatatatgaaattaaattCAGGCTTTCTAGCACCTCTTAATTTGATGAATCAGTAATGCTAAAGTAAGTAACTATACATTCATGATCATGTTGAAATGTTAATGTTTAGCTGGTGGCCTTCTGAGCATATATCAGCCCTTTTTCTTATGGTGAGGATATATATGTAGCAAATATATGATGgtcatacatatatgcacAGATATATAACAAATATGTAGACAAGCACATAAAAACTTAGGATCAGAACTGTGTAAGCATGCTAGTTagcttttagaaaaatgtTACATTAACCAAAAGTAAATGAGCATTCTTAcccaaatatatatgatcagGAACTCAGCCTACTCGTTGCATGCCCATCCAAACAATCTCAATTTGCATATCTATTTTTTgtacataaatatttcatcTCATCCACTGTCTGCAAGGGTTGCATATGCAGAAGGCTACTGCTTCCATTTATGATACAGTGATAGAGAAATGAAACGGCCTCTTTGCATCAAAGTAGTGGCTTTCCTTTGTCGATGAAGCTAAGCTTCAGTCTCAGATTCTTTCTCCAACCCACCAAAAGTACAAATTCAGAGAGATCACACGCTTTCCACCTTCCGATTTATCCATTGTCGGCTCAGATTcagacatataaaaaatacacaaaattatatacatatcacTGTACTTCCTAAGTAATTCATCCAAATTTGCATGGTTGATTTCTCATCCAAACTGTAATCATACAGGAGATTCAGTAAAAGATTGGCAGATTAAGTTGATCACTTGCCAGCACTTTGCTATTCTGATCAACCTAGATGGTCTAGCTTTTGGTCAGAGTTTGTGAAAATCTGAACACCATTGATTAGATGGCATTTGCCACGTAGTTATGTGAAATCAAATGGTAACAGGAATGGAAGAAAGTTATGCTGAGGAGGCTTAACAAGAAATCTCTTGCCATATATGTTTCAGAGTTGCAACCACTACCACTTTACAGCAATGACAATTATTGATGTGCCAACTGCCAATGTACTcaagaaatatcattagcTTGTATAATTTCCAGGggtgattttattttctggtATAATACTTGATGGTTATCATAAATGGAGTCTAACTAGTAGATCATCCACCATTAATCTCCAGACAATCAGCTTTTGTCAGCTAAGAACTCACCTATAATAAGCACATACTCTACTACTCTGAACACCTCTTCTGAACtgatccattttttttccatgaagcTGTAGCTTGTTGATTATCACAAAGACAAGGTGTGAATTCATAGAACTATTGGACTGATGCCTGACTGATAGCTACAGCCTGACACTTGCAGCAGGACATGATTACATTACATCCACCATTGAGGAAAGGGGGAAACAGAAGGTGAGATTGGAGTCATAGTATTTCCTAACTCACACAAAGCAAGAAGTCAAGGATGACACATGTACAAACTAGTATGCGTTTGATATTTTGTTGTGCGCTTGCGTGAGGTGTGACGTAAGTATCTAGTAAGATCAGGTGACACGAGGTattactgttttctatgtaaaatttagtatcttctagtatttaaggtactaaattttatatagaaaacaatagTACCTCCTGgtatcttctcaaggatgataaaattgttcatttagtaatatacaaataaaaaatatgttgttttctaGTATGATAGAGAATATGGCATTTTCCAGTATTAATTATTGAATGACTGCATCTGGACTACAGAGGAGTACTAAATAAGTTGGCAGAATGCTAGATgctttaattttcttaatgAAATGTTCATTATGTAGAAAGAAGATAGTACCATCCGAGGTAATGCTTTCGCCCTTccttcaaaagaaaaggatagcactaaatgagttttttttttaacttatgaAGGGAATCTAAATTTGAcctgaagaaaataaatttctacgAAGAGCTTGCTAATACACTCATGAATTCGAGAGTTCAGTGAAACAAGCAAGAGAATAGAAGTTCATACATGGTGTTGTGCACAACTGCATACATCGATTGTTTCTTTTCCCCAGTTTCCAATAATGTTCAATGCATGAATTTGTAGACAGGCAGTTAAATTtcatagagagagagagagagaggggttaTCCAGTCCTGATGCTTTGCATATCGTGCCTCTGCTTGGTGACGGCCAAATTGGGAGGTAAGATTATATTCTTGTCAATCAGAAGGAACGATGACCGATAAAAGTTATTACATCCACTTTAAATTATTACTGATGAATCTAGCCAcatgtataaaacatatttattgattttagATTGGACCAAAACACCTTATCATATGGAACGGTGGGAGTACCATGGATCCCAACATACTACGATGTGTTATTGCCCGTGAGTCACCCATAATCGAAAGGAtggttaaaatatttttttactattcgCCACTCTCTTCAATGACGCATTCTCGAAAGCTATATATCTTCTTAAACAGCTTTGATTGTCTGGCATCTGCGACCGTTGGATCGTTTccattttatcattcttggcTGCCACATAGGAGACATGGCATgtgacaaaattataaatattttaaaagctaTTTATAATCCAAATTACATCGATCTAGTCCAATATGgtaattatttgaaaaatataggaagCAGCTAGGAAAACATACCGATAGGCTAAGAGTAATCTAGTGATACATGACCCTCGGTACACTAACCGTTGGTTCACATTATCATTTTGCACTTTTACTTAGTTATATATAGCTTTGACCAATTTTCGTATAAGTCAAATGTAGTGTACACTATAGTTTCAATTCCAAGATAGTGTAGGGTGTAATCAATTAGCCTATTCCTTAAACCTTGACCCACAACTAAGACTAGCCACATCTCATATGCTCATATCTTCTATTCATTAATTACACATTTGTCCTAAATAGAATGATATGTCTGTAAccttgcatgcatggctaTAATTAGTGTGACTTTGTACTTTTGACTAGATGTTCCAAGAAGTATCAACAACCAAGATGCACTACAAACTACAAAATTTGGGATTAATACAAGAGATTGGTGTTACTCAAGAAGAGGTCACTACATGATACTTTCATGACCTTCACGATTTTGGTATCATAGTAATGTGGGTACTTGATCTAGTACCACATATATCGTATTGGTAcgtaagtattaaatatagtacTATATATTAGACATGGTATCTGTATATACTATACATGATACTTAGGTATCAGAGTGTCCCATGTATTATTTCTTAATCATATAGATCTCAAACTTAGTAACTTTAGAGCATCTCTGACATCTCTATTTTTAGCTCTCTATTTGTCTATTTGGCCAACTagccaaaaaaattcatctctaTATTTGCTACATACTCCAATAGCATTTCCATTTATAACTATCTAAATACTAATTGCTAGAAAATATGTGTAGGGCCCATGTGTGGGGCCCACGATTGGTAAGGCAATTTTGGCTAGCCAAATTTGGCCAGCAGGAGGGGCAGTTTGGCCAAGCCATCCGATTGGCAAGTCTATTGAAGctcgaatttttttaatcaaaattgccaaaatttaacttaGAAAGACATATAATAactctgttggagatgctcttagataTTAGATCTGAAACTTTGGTACTAACCTAGTTCACACAAAATTAGGCATGTGATGTAGGCCATGCAGAGCTGGTACATTGCACAGTTATGCGGGTAGGAGCATCACACGTGGGTATATAGTCCATCCAATATAACCATATGCtagcattatatttttttaaaacgtcTAATAATTAGCGTCAAATACgccataataaaatatgcttTGTCAATATCTAACatttaaacatatttattttgaagttgctttaaaataatGGATAAAATCCATCTGGGTTCGGCCAAAACCGACAAATGTACGTTTTGAAACATTGTGCTTCAAGCCTTCAACTTGGATTTGACAgtattttacctttttattttttctttatggtGCACTCCATTTCTCACGATGCTTCATGCATGTATATCTAATGTTGCTTCATTGAGCGCTAGTTccttctatatttatatttatttttaaaatgccCCAGTGACCGGATTTCTGTTTCAGAACGTATAATTTGTAGTCaagtttttgttattttgccAGATTTTTTACGTCTAAAATGCGTCAGTGACCTAAGACTGCGTTCTTTTGCCAGATCCGTGCATGCTTGTTCAACATCTAAGAATGTGTTCTTTTAAGAAAATCTttctagagtagatttttaactttataacgGTCGGTTctattgtttatactattaaatggAGTAgctaacaaaaaatcaaatgatattttatttttcaaatatatatcagCAACAAAAGAACGCAATCTTAGTCGTGTGATCTAACCATTTAGTAAAATCGATACGCTACCGAAGGAAAGAGGTTATTTTCCAGTATATATGTGCCCCCACTTACCTTGTAAACCAAACGCTTAAATATTGCCCCTATTAATCAACCATATCCAATCCATTATTCCTAGTTTAATTCGGTTTAGATTTGGCTATTGTGCATGCAGCtagtaattaataatggtATCAATTGTTGATTGTGCATATCCTGGTCAGTGGttacctatatatattattttgattgcACCATAAAGTCAAGCCTTTTATTATTCGCAACAATATTAACTTCTTTCCAAATTACTAAGAAATCGTATTATTGGTATGATTCGAAAAATAACACAAGGACAGCGCCTATAAAAGCTATATCAAATCGATCAGATTGCAATCACCTTCACATATACCCAAGCAATATTGCCATTGCAATTGCTCTCTTGCTTGCTAGCCGTCAAGACCTCTCAACAATATAAGCAAAG is part of the Oryza brachyantha chromosome 2, ObraRS2, whole genome shotgun sequence genome and encodes:
- the LOC102703931 gene encoding MADS-box transcription factor 29 isoform X1, giving the protein MGRGKIEIKRIENATNRQVTFSKRRGGLLKKANELAVLCDARVGVVIFSSTGKMFEYCSPTCSLRELIEHYQTVTNTHFEEINHDQQIFVEMTRMRNEMEKLDGGIRRFTGNDLSNLTLADINDLEQQLEFSVTKIRTRKHQLLNQQVDNLRRKEHILEDQNSFLCRMINENHQAAAMGGGDVKMVAEMAPVLSMLTAPASYYGGEESSSTALQLTPPLQHAVDAAAAAAGFRLQPTQPNLQDPGCSSSSFHAAAGHGLQLW
- the LOC102703931 gene encoding MADS-box transcription factor 29 isoform X2; this translates as MGRGKIEIKRIENATNRQVTFSKRRGGLLKKANELAVLCDARVGVVIFSSTGKMFEYCSPTCSLRELIEHYQTVTNTHFEEINHDQQIFVEMTRMRNEMEKLDGGIRRFTGNDLSNLTLADINDLEQQLEFSVTKIRTRKHQLLNQQVDNLRRKEHILEDQNSFLCRMINENHQAAAMGGGDVKMVAEMAPVLSMLTAPASYYGGEESSSTALQLTPPLQHAVDAAAAAAGFRLQPTQPNLQDPGCSSSSFHAAAGHGLQL